From Oreochromis niloticus isolate F11D_XX linkage group LG1, O_niloticus_UMD_NMBU, whole genome shotgun sequence, a single genomic window includes:
- the psma4 gene encoding proteasome subunit alpha type-4: MSRRYDSRTTIFSPEGRLYQVEYAMEAIGHAGTCLGILANDGVLLAAERRNIHKLLDEVFFSEKIYKLNEDMACSVAGITSDANVLTNELRLIAQRYLLQYQEPIPCEQLVTALCDIKQAYTQFGGKRPFGVSLLYMGWDKHYGFQLYQSDPSGNYGGWKATCIGNNSAAAVSMLKQDYKEGEMTLSSALALAVKVLNKTMDVSKLSAEKVEIATLTREDGKTKIKVLKQKEVEELIKRHEAEEAKAEKDKKEKEQKEKDK, from the exons ATG tcTCGCAGATATGATTCCCGGACAACCATATTTTCTCCAGAGG GACGCCTGTATCAGGTGGAGTACGCAATGGAAGCAATCGGTCACGCTGGAACGTGTCTGGGTATCCTAGCAAATGACGGGGTGCTGTTGGCAGCAGAGAGACGCAACATCCACAAACTGCTCGATGAGGTTTTCTTCTCTGAGAAGATCTACAAACTCAATGA AGACATGGCCTGCAGCGTTGCTGGGATCACATCAGATGCTAATGTACTGACAAATGAGCTGCGGCTAATTGCACAGAG GTATTTATTGCAGTACCAAGAGCCAATACCCTGTGAGCAGCTGGTCACAGCTCTGTGTGACATTAAGCAAGCTTACACACAGTTTGGAG GTAAGAGGCCATTTGGTGTTTCTCTCCTCTACATGGGCTGGGACAAGCATTACGGCTTCCAGTTGTACCAGAGCGACCCCAGTGGCAACTATGGAGGCTGGAAGGCAACCTGCATTGGCAACAACAGCGCT GCTGCCGTATCCATGCTGAAGCAGGACtacaaagagggagagatgaCTCTGTCCTCTGCACTGGCTTTGGCTGTCAAAGTCCTCAACAAAACAATGGATGTCAGCAAGCTGTCGGCAGAGAAAG TGGAGATTGCCACCCTGACACGGGAAGATGGGAAGACGAAAATAAAAGTGCTGAAACAGAAAGAGGTGGAGGAACTCATCAAGCGCCACGAGGCCGAAGAGGCGAAggccgagaaagacaaaaaggagAAGGAGCAGAAGGAAAAGGACAAAtga